Proteins encoded together in one Pseudomonadota bacterium window:
- a CDS encoding MdtB/MuxB family multidrug efflux RND transporter permease subunit — translation MNLSRLFITRPVATTLLMVAIFLSGVVAYKQLSVSALPQVDYPTIQVRTFYPGGSPDVMASSVTAPLERQFGQMPGLTQMTSTSSSGSSIITLQFTLDLSLDVAEQQVQAAINASFTYLPRDLPIPPVYSKVNPADAPILTLGLTSETMPLTQVEDLADTRFAQKISQLPGVGLVSISGGQRPAVRVHANPVALAAYGLTLEDLRAAIATANVNQAKGSFDGPRLSYIIGANDQIFSSKEYQSLIVAYRNGAPVKLSDVAEAVDDAENVKQAAWMNGSPAVIVNIQRQPGANVIEVVDQIKKVLPQLQSALPPAVKVSVLTDRTSTIRASVHDVQFEMMLAVVLVILVMFLFLRNVAATIIPSVAVPLSLVGSFGVMYLLGFSLNNLSLMALTISTGFVVDDAIVMIENVARYIEAGEPPLQAALKGSKQIGFTILSLTVSLIAVLIPLLFMGDVVGRLFREFAITLGITIVISAVVSLTLTPMMCAKLLRHKTEAQQGRFYRSSQRVFDRVIGFYGRTLTWVLRHQRSTLWVAVGTLVFTILLFYFVPKGFFPVQDTGVIQGISEAPQSVSFAAMADRQQALARVILKDPAVESLSSFIGVDGTNVTLNSGRILINLKPLSKRKVDANEVIRRLQPELAKIEGVTLFMQSVQDLTVDARVARTQYQYTLEDPDIDELNALAPKLVDALRTHPELRDVSSDQQDKGLQLSVEFDRSTASRLGITPQMIDDALYDAFGQRQVSTIFTQLNQYRVVLAVKPDFQKGPEALQSIYLRGINGGQVPLGALIKTSETTGPLVISRQGQFPAATISFNLAPGAALGHAVTAIESAEKKMDFPASIRGSFQGTAQAFRVSLENEPLLILAALITVYIVLGILYESYIHPITILSTLPSAGVGAILALMVCRSEFSVIALIGIILLIGIVKKNGIMMVDFALDAERKEGKSPQDAIYQASLLRFRPIMMTTMAALLGALPLALGTGVGSELRRPLGITIVGGLIISQILTLYTTPVIYLAFDRMAKRVRLRRSKGAEREGRDPNHP, via the coding sequence ATGAACCTTTCCCGCCTTTTCATCACCCGGCCCGTGGCGACAACACTGCTGATGGTCGCCATCTTTTTGAGCGGTGTTGTAGCATACAAGCAGCTATCGGTCTCTGCCCTGCCCCAGGTGGATTATCCGACCATTCAGGTGCGGACCTTTTACCCGGGCGGAAGCCCTGACGTCATGGCTTCATCTGTTACGGCCCCATTGGAGAGACAGTTCGGTCAAATGCCCGGCCTTACTCAGATGACCTCGACAAGTTCAAGCGGCAGCTCGATAATTACGCTCCAGTTCACTTTGGACTTAAGCCTTGACGTAGCCGAGCAGCAGGTCCAGGCGGCCATAAACGCCTCCTTCACTTATCTGCCGCGGGATCTTCCGATTCCGCCTGTGTACAGCAAAGTAAACCCCGCTGACGCCCCGATCCTGACGCTTGGTTTGACCTCTGAAACTATGCCCCTGACACAAGTGGAGGACCTTGCGGATACCCGTTTTGCGCAAAAAATATCTCAGCTCCCGGGGGTAGGGCTGGTGAGTATTAGCGGCGGGCAGAGGCCTGCCGTGCGGGTCCACGCCAATCCGGTAGCCCTGGCAGCGTATGGTCTGACCCTGGAAGACCTGAGGGCTGCTATTGCGACTGCCAATGTCAACCAGGCAAAAGGAAGCTTCGACGGCCCTCGCCTGTCCTACATTATCGGGGCCAACGATCAGATTTTTTCGAGTAAGGAATACCAGTCCCTGATCGTCGCCTATCGTAACGGGGCACCTGTGAAGCTGTCTGATGTGGCCGAGGCCGTTGATGATGCCGAAAACGTGAAGCAGGCGGCATGGATGAATGGCTCCCCCGCGGTTATTGTTAACATTCAGCGGCAACCGGGAGCAAACGTTATAGAGGTTGTTGATCAGATTAAGAAAGTTCTCCCGCAGCTCCAGAGCGCTCTGCCTCCGGCCGTAAAGGTTTCCGTGTTAACCGACCGTACCTCCACAATCCGGGCGTCGGTCCATGATGTCCAGTTCGAGATGATGCTTGCTGTGGTGCTTGTCATTCTGGTTATGTTTCTCTTCCTCCGTAACGTCGCTGCAACGATCATCCCCAGTGTGGCCGTGCCCCTGTCCCTCGTGGGAAGCTTCGGTGTCATGTATCTGCTCGGATTCAGTTTGAATAACCTTTCTTTGATGGCGCTTACTATTTCCACCGGTTTTGTGGTGGATGACGCGATTGTCATGATCGAGAATGTGGCCAGATATATTGAGGCAGGAGAACCTCCGCTACAGGCGGCCCTGAAAGGTTCCAAGCAGATAGGCTTTACCATCCTGTCCCTGACTGTGTCGCTCATCGCCGTGCTCATTCCGCTCCTGTTTATGGGTGATGTGGTGGGACGGCTGTTCCGTGAATTTGCAATTACCCTTGGTATTACGATAGTCATTTCTGCTGTCGTATCACTCACACTTACGCCCATGATGTGTGCAAAGCTGCTCAGGCACAAGACCGAGGCTCAGCAGGGAAGGTTCTACCGGTCGTCACAGAGGGTTTTCGACCGGGTGATTGGATTCTATGGAAGGACATTGACATGGGTGCTGAGACACCAGCGATCTACCCTCTGGGTGGCCGTGGGTACGCTGGTCTTTACGATTTTGTTGTTTTATTTTGTGCCCAAAGGTTTTTTTCCGGTCCAGGACACCGGGGTTATCCAGGGCATATCGGAAGCGCCACAATCCGTCTCCTTCGCGGCTATGGCCGACCGTCAGCAGGCCCTCGCCCGTGTGATCCTCAAGGATCCGGCAGTCGAAAGTCTGTCGTCTTTCATCGGCGTAGATGGAACGAACGTTACGCTCAACAGCGGACGAATTCTTATCAACCTTAAGCCTCTCTCAAAGAGGAAGGTGGATGCGAATGAGGTGATCCGGCGCCTCCAGCCGGAATTGGCGAAGATCGAAGGGGTCACGCTGTTCATGCAGTCGGTACAGGACCTTACTGTCGACGCACGGGTGGCCCGTACCCAGTATCAATATACCCTTGAGGACCCTGACATCGATGAGCTGAATGCATTGGCCCCCAAACTCGTCGATGCGCTTCGTACCCATCCCGAGCTTCGTGATGTGAGCAGTGATCAGCAGGACAAAGGACTGCAGCTCTCTGTTGAATTCGACCGCAGCACCGCCTCACGGTTGGGCATTACACCACAGATGATCGATGATGCCCTCTATGACGCATTCGGTCAGCGGCAGGTCTCCACCATCTTTACCCAGTTAAACCAGTACCGTGTCGTCCTGGCCGTTAAACCCGATTTTCAAAAAGGCCCGGAGGCGCTGCAATCCATCTATCTTCGCGGCATAAACGGCGGACAGGTACCTCTTGGGGCATTGATCAAAACCTCAGAGACCACAGGACCACTCGTCATCAGTCGCCAGGGTCAGTTTCCCGCTGCGACGATCTCTTTCAACCTGGCGCCCGGAGCAGCCCTCGGACATGCTGTAACGGCCATAGAATCCGCCGAGAAAAAGATGGACTTTCCGGCCAGCATCAGGGGCAGCTTCCAGGGGACTGCCCAGGCGTTCAGAGTCTCCCTTGAAAATGAACCGCTTTTAATCCTCGCGGCCCTTATCACGGTCTACATTGTCCTCGGGATACTTTATGAGAGTTACATCCACCCCATTACCATCCTGTCTACACTGCCCTCCGCGGGAGTGGGGGCGATTCTCGCGCTTATGGTCTGTCGCTCCGAGTTCAGTGTCATCGCCCTCATCGGCATCATCCTGCTTATAGGAATAGTGAAGAAGAATGGCATCATGATGGTGGACTTTGCCCTGGATGCCGAGCGCAAGGAAGGGAAGAGCCCTCAAGATGCGATTTATCAGGCTTCGCTCCTCAGGTTCCGTCCCATCATGATGACCACCATGGCAGCGCTCCTCGGTGCCCTGCCATTGGCCCTCGGAACGGGTGTGGGGTCTGAGCTTCGCCGGCCTCTTGGCATCACGATTGTCGGCGGTTTGATCATCAGTCAGATACTGACTCTTTACACAACGCCCGTCATTTATCTCGCCTTTGACCGCATGGCAAAGCGGGTAAGGCTGCGGCGGTCCAAAGGAGCGGAGAGAGAGGGGAGAGACCCGAACCATCCATGA
- a CDS encoding multidrug efflux RND transporter permease subunit, producing MNISAIFIHRPVATTLITLGIVLSGVIAFQMLPIAPLPQVDFPTIQVSAGLPGADPETMATSVAAPLERQFGRIAGVTEMTSTSFRGTTNITMQFDLNRNIDGAARDVQAAINAARGFLPPNLPNNPTYRKVNPADAPVLIVALQSDVIGTPQLYDVASSIMQQKLSQVKGVGQVFVGGSSLPAVRVELNPTALNKYGISMADVRGVLASTNVNKPKGQVSDDTKTWEIQANDQLRQAVQYRQVIVAYRAGAAVRLPDVATVEDSVEDVNTTGLVNGKPSVMVIIFRQPGANIIETVDRVRDLLPQLAAALPGSVKVSVVQDRTPPIRGSLKDVERALIVSAALVILVVFGFLRHIRSTVIPAVAVGVSLIGTFGIMYLCGYNLDNLSLMALTIATGFVVDDAIVVLENITRYMEKGLSPMEAALRGSKEIAFTVLSMSISLVAVFIPILLMGGMVGRLFREFAVTLSAAIMVSLVVSLTTTPMMCAMLLKPEKSYAHHWLYRTSESVFNRMRDRYDVTLRWALRHSRFMLGVTVATFIVNICLFLIVPKGFFPETDTGRIRGTIQAEQDISFQAMKAKLAAVVNIIKEDPDVEYVAGFTGGGRGGSAANTASMFITLKPFEQRKSSLSELMSRLRKKLAGLPGAPTYLQPVQDLRIGGRGGSALYQYTLQAGEISELYTWGPRIVQKMRTLPELVDVSSDQQVKGLQATLVIDRDTASRLGITAAMIDNALYDAFGQRQVSIIYTLLNQYRVVMVVEPRFWQSPDTLKEIYIKSTNGAMVPLSAFVKFERTATSLAVPHQGQFPSVTISFNLAPKVPLGNAVASIEQAEREMGFPSGIQSSFSGTAQAFKDSVANQPFLILAALVTVYIVLGMLYESYIHPITILSTLPSAGVGALLALLICRTEMSLIALIGLFLLIGLVKKNGIMMVDFALEAERKEGKGPEDAIYEACLLRFRPIMMTTMAALLGALPLALGTGVGSELRRPLGITIVGGLAISQMLTLYTTPVMYLYLDRFRLWCKGRRGWCMKQMNYDTTPDLHGL from the coding sequence ATGAATATCTCGGCGATTTTTATCCATAGACCTGTTGCGACCACTCTCATTACCCTCGGAATAGTGCTCTCCGGAGTGATTGCCTTTCAGATGCTGCCTATCGCTCCTTTGCCCCAGGTGGATTTTCCGACCATCCAGGTATCGGCGGGACTGCCGGGGGCAGACCCTGAGACTATGGCAACATCCGTTGCCGCGCCCCTTGAGCGCCAGTTCGGGCGTATAGCAGGTGTAACCGAAATGACATCCACCAGTTTCCGCGGTACGACAAACATCACGATGCAATTCGATCTGAACCGCAACATCGACGGTGCCGCTCGTGATGTACAGGCAGCAATCAATGCAGCCCGGGGATTCTTGCCGCCGAATCTTCCCAATAATCCGACATACCGTAAGGTCAACCCGGCCGATGCGCCCGTCCTCATCGTTGCCCTCCAATCCGATGTGATAGGCACGCCCCAACTGTATGACGTCGCATCGAGTATAATGCAGCAGAAACTGTCACAGGTAAAGGGTGTAGGTCAGGTATTTGTCGGAGGCAGCTCACTCCCGGCGGTCCGTGTGGAGCTAAATCCCACAGCACTGAACAAGTATGGGATTAGTATGGCGGACGTGCGCGGTGTGCTGGCCTCCACTAATGTAAATAAGCCGAAAGGGCAGGTGTCGGATGATACAAAAACATGGGAGATCCAGGCCAACGATCAGCTTCGACAGGCCGTTCAGTACCGGCAGGTGATCGTTGCCTATAGGGCCGGTGCGGCAGTACGGCTGCCGGACGTGGCTACTGTGGAGGATTCGGTGGAGGATGTGAATACTACGGGGCTCGTGAACGGTAAACCGTCTGTCATGGTAATTATCTTCCGTCAGCCGGGGGCAAACATTATCGAAACCGTGGATCGCGTTCGTGATCTGCTTCCTCAATTGGCAGCCGCCTTGCCGGGGAGCGTTAAGGTGTCGGTCGTCCAGGACCGCACACCGCCCATACGCGGTTCCCTTAAGGACGTTGAGAGGGCGCTCATCGTTTCTGCTGCCCTCGTAATTCTTGTGGTCTTCGGCTTCTTAAGGCACATCCGCTCCACCGTTATCCCTGCTGTTGCAGTAGGAGTGTCACTCATCGGTACATTCGGAATCATGTACCTCTGTGGCTATAATCTCGATAACCTCTCCCTTATGGCGCTCACTATCGCGACAGGATTTGTGGTGGACGACGCTATTGTTGTCCTCGAGAACATTACCCGCTATATGGAAAAGGGGCTGTCCCCCATGGAAGCCGCGTTGCGGGGGTCAAAGGAGATCGCTTTTACGGTCCTTTCCATGAGTATTTCCCTCGTTGCCGTATTCATCCCCATCCTCCTCATGGGCGGCATGGTGGGCCGTTTGTTCCGCGAGTTTGCTGTGACCCTTTCCGCCGCGATCATGGTCTCCCTTGTGGTCTCGCTCACCACAACACCTATGATGTGCGCCATGCTTCTTAAGCCTGAGAAAAGCTATGCTCACCACTGGCTCTACAGGACGAGTGAGAGTGTCTTTAACCGGATGCGGGATCGTTACGATGTGACGCTCAGGTGGGCGCTCCGCCACTCGCGCTTCATGCTTGGCGTAACAGTGGCCACGTTCATAGTCAATATCTGCCTCTTCCTCATTGTCCCGAAGGGTTTTTTCCCGGAAACGGATACCGGACGCATTCGAGGCACCATTCAGGCGGAACAGGATATATCCTTTCAGGCCATGAAGGCAAAACTGGCGGCTGTAGTAAACATCATCAAAGAAGACCCTGATGTGGAGTACGTGGCCGGCTTTACCGGCGGCGGCAGAGGCGGCAGCGCCGCGAATACCGCATCCATGTTTATTACACTAAAGCCCTTTGAACAACGAAAAAGCAGCTTAAGTGAGCTCATGTCAAGGCTCCGGAAGAAGCTTGCAGGACTGCCTGGGGCGCCTACCTATCTTCAGCCCGTACAGGACCTGCGTATCGGAGGACGAGGGGGCAGCGCCCTCTATCAGTATACACTCCAGGCCGGCGAAATCTCGGAACTCTATACATGGGGCCCGCGCATTGTCCAGAAAATGCGTACATTGCCTGAGCTTGTTGACGTGAGCAGTGACCAGCAGGTGAAGGGGCTGCAGGCCACGCTCGTAATCGACCGGGATACGGCCTCGCGGCTCGGGATTACTGCCGCAATGATAGATAATGCCCTCTACGACGCCTTCGGCCAGCGTCAGGTTTCTATCATCTACACGCTTTTGAACCAATACCGCGTGGTCATGGTCGTTGAACCCCGTTTCTGGCAAAGTCCGGATACACTTAAGGAAATTTACATAAAGTCTACCAATGGGGCAATGGTGCCTCTCAGCGCTTTTGTGAAGTTCGAACGGACTGCCACTTCTCTTGCCGTTCCTCACCAGGGACAGTTCCCTTCCGTCACGATCTCCTTCAATCTGGCGCCGAAGGTGCCCCTCGGGAACGCGGTAGCATCGATTGAACAAGCCGAACGGGAAATGGGATTCCCCTCCGGTATCCAGAGCAGCTTCTCGGGCACGGCCCAGGCGTTCAAGGACTCGGTTGCCAATCAACCGTTTCTGATCCTTGCGGCCCTCGTAACGGTCTACATTGTCCTCGGCATGCTCTATGAGAGCTATATCCATCCCATAACGATCCTGTCCACACTGCCTTCAGCAGGAGTGGGGGCGCTGCTCGCGCTGCTCATCTGCCGTACGGAAATGAGTCTCATCGCCCTCATCGGTCTCTTCTTGCTCATTGGTCTCGTGAAAAAGAACGGGATCATGATGGTCGACTTTGCCCTGGAAGCAGAGCGCAAGGAAGGAAAGGGGCCGGAGGATGCGATTTATGAGGCCTGTTTATTGCGGTTTCGTCCCATTATGATGACTACCATGGCGGCACTGCTGGGTGCCCTCCCTCTGGCCCTCGGAACAGGGGTAGGATCGGAACTCCGCCGTCCCCTGGGTATTACTATTGTCGGCGGGCTCGCGATCAGCCAGATGCTTACCCTCTACACGACGCCGGTGATGTATCTCTACCTTGACCGGTTCAGACTATGGTGCAAGGGCAGGCGTGGATGGTGCATGAAACAGATGAATTATGATACAACACCGGACCTGCATGGTCTGTGA
- a CDS encoding efflux transporter outer membrane subunit, translating to MLLTACTMGPNYVKPTVTIPETYKEMDGWKVAQPKDEIIRGPWWEVFNDPQLNELEGQVDIANQNIAIAEAQFRQASALVLAARAAYFPLATAGASANRASGSSNLGREGLATPTNVTTTYLLTGNVSWEADIWGRIRRTVEAARASAQASAADLESVRLSVKAALAENYFLLRTLDRQKQLFDATVEAYRRSLELTTNQYSSGVVSRGDVLQAETQLKSAQAQAIDVGVLRAQYEHAIAALVGKPPSQFSLPPAPLNAVPPAAPASIPSELLERRPDIAAAERRMAAANAQIGVAKAAYFPTVILSASGGYESIDVSNWLTWPSRFWAVGPAISQILFDGGLRRAMTDQARAAYDAAVASYRQTVLIGFKEVEDNVAALRILEEESRAQDEAVKAARKSVEFALNQYKQGTASYLTVNVAQAAALNNERTAVNILARRMTASVLLIKALGGGWERNGEEEVFQSR from the coding sequence ATGCTCCTGACAGCCTGTACGATGGGTCCAAATTATGTTAAGCCCACAGTAACCATTCCCGAAACCTACAAGGAGATGGACGGCTGGAAGGTGGCACAGCCGAAGGACGAGATTATCCGGGGTCCCTGGTGGGAGGTATTTAATGATCCCCAACTGAACGAACTCGAAGGACAGGTCGATATTGCCAATCAGAACATTGCAATTGCCGAAGCACAGTTCAGACAAGCGAGCGCCCTGGTTCTGGCAGCCCGGGCAGCCTATTTCCCTCTGGCTACTGCAGGAGCCTCCGCGAACCGGGCCAGCGGGTCCTCAAATCTTGGTAGGGAGGGGCTTGCGACCCCGACGAATGTCACCACGACCTATTTGTTGACTGGCAACGTGTCCTGGGAGGCAGATATATGGGGCCGGATACGCCGTACTGTTGAGGCGGCCCGCGCGAGCGCCCAGGCGAGCGCTGCAGACTTGGAATCAGTGCGTCTTAGTGTCAAGGCTGCCCTTGCAGAGAACTACTTCCTGCTCCGTACCCTGGATCGCCAGAAGCAGCTTTTTGATGCAACAGTGGAAGCCTACCGCAGATCCCTTGAGTTGACGACCAACCAGTATTCAAGCGGAGTGGTCTCCAGGGGCGATGTACTCCAGGCGGAGACACAGCTTAAATCCGCTCAGGCCCAGGCAATTGACGTGGGAGTCTTACGTGCCCAGTATGAACATGCTATTGCAGCGCTTGTGGGAAAGCCGCCGTCGCAGTTCTCGCTACCTCCGGCACCGCTTAATGCGGTCCCGCCCGCTGCACCTGCAAGTATCCCTTCGGAACTCCTTGAGCGCAGACCCGATATTGCCGCTGCTGAGCGGCGCATGGCGGCGGCAAACGCACAGATCGGAGTGGCGAAGGCGGCGTATTTTCCTACGGTGATCTTGAGTGCATCAGGAGGATACGAGAGTATTGACGTATCAAACTGGCTCACCTGGCCGAGCCGCTTCTGGGCTGTCGGTCCTGCCATCTCCCAGATCCTCTTTGACGGTGGGTTGCGGCGGGCGATGACGGACCAGGCACGGGCAGCCTACGATGCGGCCGTGGCATCCTATCGTCAAACTGTGCTTATCGGTTTTAAGGAGGTAGAGGACAATGTGGCAGCACTTAGAATACTTGAGGAAGAGTCCCGGGCACAGGACGAGGCGGTAAAAGCGGCCCGGAAATCCGTGGAGTTTGCCCTTAACCAGTATAAACAGGGTACCGCGAGCTACCTCACGGTTAACGTGGCGCAGGCCGCTGCCCTGAACAACGAAAGGACGGCAGTGAATATCCTCGCTCGCCGGATGACTGCCAGCGTTCTTCTCATCAAAGCCCTCGGCGGAGGCTGGGAAAGGAATGGTGAAGAAGAGGTTTTCCAGTCTCGTTGA
- the mgtA gene encoding magnesium-translocating P-type ATPase, whose translation MIKATNGLHAFWALSPNTLLTRLQTTLDGLTLTEAQKRLRVYGYNTLKPKKRNDSLALLIAQFKSPIIIILLFATGLSFVLRDVTDALIILAIVLVSGLLGFWQERGAVNAVQKLLSIVQVKATTLRDGDFKEVPVEEIVSGDIVMLNAGDIIPGDCLILESKNLFVDEATLTGETFPVDKEAGILNEATSLSQRTNILFMGTHVVSGDGKAVVVHTGKDTEFGKVSEQLKFRPPETEFERGVSRFGYLLLEVTLILIIAIFAINVYFHRPVLESFLFSLALAVGLTPQLLPAIISINLAHGAKRMADQKVIVKRLASIENFGSMNVLCSDKTGTLTEGLVQLHSVLDTEGQESEKTLLYAYINASYETGFTNPLDEAIRQHRQFDLSRVSKLDEVPYDFIRKRLTILVAKDNTHLIVTKGALSNVLAVCSTVEMPGGQVTDIGAFQEKINQQFTDLSNKGFRTLGLAYKDMGSQFFMTKGDEVHMTFLGFLVFFDPLKEGIIEIIKTLKESGVTLKVITGDSELVAASMTERMSFPNRSILNGASIREMSDEALMKRVNNVDIFAEIEPNQKERIILALRKSGNVVGYMGDGINDASALHAADVGISVNSAVDVAKEVADIVLLEKDLRVLANGVLEGRKTFANTLKYVFMATSANFGNMFSMAGASLFLSFLPLLPKQILFTNLLTDFPEMAIATDSVDQEMLSQPRRWNIKFIRNFMLVFGLLSSVFDYLTFGVLLLILHASVEEFRTGWFIESVISASMIVLVVRTRGPFLKSKPGKALLTATLLVAVVTILFPYTPIGTLLGFAPIPLPYLLTLLLIVMLYIISAEVAKRFFYKRVKF comes from the coding sequence ATGATCAAAGCAACAAATGGATTGCACGCCTTTTGGGCGCTGTCCCCAAATACCTTGCTTACCCGCCTTCAAACAACACTTGACGGCTTGACCCTGACCGAGGCACAAAAACGGCTTCGTGTCTACGGCTATAATACCCTTAAACCAAAGAAGCGAAATGATTCACTCGCTCTTCTCATCGCACAGTTCAAAAGCCCGATCATTATCATATTACTTTTTGCAACAGGGCTCTCTTTTGTACTCCGTGACGTCACCGATGCACTGATCATACTGGCAATAGTCCTGGTTAGCGGCTTACTCGGTTTCTGGCAGGAACGTGGGGCTGTCAATGCAGTTCAGAAATTACTTTCCATTGTCCAGGTCAAGGCAACGACACTTCGTGATGGAGATTTCAAGGAGGTACCGGTTGAGGAAATAGTTTCCGGCGATATTGTCATGTTGAACGCTGGAGACATCATCCCCGGCGACTGCCTGATCCTTGAATCCAAGAACCTCTTTGTTGATGAGGCAACACTGACCGGGGAGACCTTCCCGGTGGACAAGGAAGCAGGGATACTTAACGAGGCAACCTCTCTCAGCCAAAGAACAAACATACTTTTCATGGGCACCCACGTCGTAAGCGGCGATGGGAAGGCAGTTGTTGTACATACCGGGAAGGATACAGAGTTTGGCAAGGTCTCTGAACAGCTTAAATTCAGGCCGCCTGAGACGGAGTTTGAACGTGGCGTCAGTCGTTTTGGCTACCTCCTGTTAGAGGTCACCCTGATACTCATCATAGCGATCTTCGCCATCAACGTATATTTCCACCGGCCGGTACTGGAGTCGTTCCTCTTTTCCCTTGCCCTGGCGGTAGGGCTTACACCTCAGCTTCTGCCGGCCATTATCAGCATCAACCTTGCCCATGGGGCGAAACGGATGGCTGACCAGAAGGTTATCGTAAAGCGGCTTGCATCGATCGAAAACTTCGGAAGCATGAATGTCCTCTGTTCCGATAAAACGGGTACCTTGACCGAGGGCCTGGTGCAGTTGCACTCCGTCCTCGACACAGAGGGCCAGGAAAGCGAAAAAACCCTTCTCTACGCCTACATCAATGCCTCCTACGAAACAGGCTTTACAAACCCTCTTGATGAGGCAATCCGCCAGCACCGACAGTTCGACCTCTCGCGTGTGAGCAAGCTTGACGAAGTGCCCTACGACTTTATCCGCAAACGTCTGACCATACTTGTGGCGAAGGACAATACCCATCTCATAGTAACAAAAGGTGCCCTTTCAAACGTGCTCGCTGTGTGTTCGACCGTCGAAATGCCAGGTGGGCAGGTTACTGACATAGGGGCGTTTCAGGAGAAAATCAATCAGCAGTTCACCGATTTGAGCAACAAGGGTTTCAGGACCCTGGGTCTCGCATACAAGGACATGGGTTCTCAATTTTTCATGACAAAAGGCGATGAGGTCCATATGACCTTTCTCGGTTTCCTCGTCTTCTTTGACCCCCTCAAGGAGGGCATCATCGAAATTATTAAAACCCTCAAGGAATCGGGTGTCACGCTGAAGGTCATCACCGGAGATAGCGAGCTTGTCGCCGCCAGTATGACTGAGCGTATGAGCTTCCCGAACCGTAGTATACTAAACGGTGCCAGTATTCGTGAGATGAGTGATGAAGCTCTGATGAAGAGGGTCAACAACGTGGATATCTTCGCTGAGATTGAGCCGAATCAAAAAGAGCGTATCATCCTTGCCCTGAGGAAATCGGGAAATGTGGTCGGATACATGGGAGACGGTATCAATGACGCATCCGCCTTACATGCCGCAGATGTAGGGATTTCGGTAAACAGCGCGGTGGATGTGGCCAAGGAGGTGGCTGATATCGTACTTCTTGAAAAGGACCTCCGTGTCCTGGCAAACGGTGTGCTGGAGGGCAGGAAAACCTTCGCAAATACCCTCAAGTATGTCTTCATGGCCACAAGCGCCAACTTCGGCAACATGTTCAGCATGGCAGGGGCCTCACTCTTTCTTTCCTTCCTTCCTCTCCTTCCGAAACAAATTCTATTTACGAACCTATTGACCGACTTTCCCGAGATGGCAATCGCCACTGACAGCGTTGATCAGGAGATGCTCAGTCAGCCCCGGAGATGGAACATCAAGTTCATCCGCAACTTTATGCTTGTTTTCGGTTTACTTAGCTCGGTTTTCGACTATCTGACCTTCGGTGTCCTTCTTCTCATCCTCCATGCATCGGTCGAAGAATTCAGGACTGGCTGGTTCATAGAATCTGTTATCTCTGCATCAATGATCGTGCTGGTCGTCCGAACCAGGGGACCTTTCCTGAAAAGCAAGCCGGGCAAGGCTTTGCTGACAGCCACTCTCCTCGTCGCTGTAGTTACAATCCTTTTCCCTTATACCCCTATCGGAACACTCTTAGGATTTGCACCGATACCACTCCCATACCTTTTGACGCTCCTTCTTATTGTCATGCTCTATATCATTTCAGCAGAGGTGGCAAAAAGGTTCTTCTACAAACGGGTAAAGTTCTGA
- a CDS encoding NAD(P)H-dependent oxidoreductase produces MSKYQIAVIVGSLRQDSFNRKLANAIVKLAPSEFSFKQVQIGDLPLYDQDDDANQAESVKRLKIEIKAAQGLLFVTPEYNRSIPGVLKNAIDHASRPYGQSAWAGKPAGVLGASIGVIGTAMAQQHLRNVLAYLDVPTLGQPEAFIQVKDGLFDEAGNIGADSKQFLQNWMDRYVAWVKRHAA; encoded by the coding sequence ATGAGCAAATACCAAATTGCCGTTATCGTAGGCAGCCTTCGTCAGGATTCATTCAACCGCAAGCTGGCTAACGCCATTGTAAAGTTGGCGCCCTCGGAGTTCTCGTTCAAGCAGGTACAAATCGGCGACTTGCCGCTCTACGACCAGGACGACGATGCGAACCAGGCCGAGTCCGTCAAACGGCTGAAGATCGAAATCAAGGCCGCCCAGGGCCTTCTGTTCGTTACGCCCGAATACAACCGTTCGATACCTGGTGTGCTCAAGAACGCAATCGACCACGCTTCGCGTCCTTATGGCCAGAGCGCATGGGCTGGGAAGCCGGCTGGTGTTTTGGGCGCTTCTATCGGTGTCATCGGCACGGCCATGGCACAACAGCATTTGCGCAACGTTCTCGCGTATCTGGACGTACCGACGCTTGGCCAACCCGAAGCATTCATCCAGGTAAAGGATGGGTTGTTTGACGAGGCCGGTAATATCGGTGCAGACAGCAAGCAATTCTTGCAGAACTGGATGGACAGGTATGTCGCATGGGTGAAAAGGCACGCTGCCTGA